GCGAATAAAGTTCACCACCTCCACCTTCGGACCCTTGACCTCCGAAGTCTCGACCTTCGCGATCACCTTCGCCCCGGCCACCACCGGCGTGCCCACCTTCGACGAGCTGCCCTCGCCCACCAGCAGCACCCGGTCAAACTCCACCGTATCCTGGCCGTCCGAAAGCTCGATCAGGTCCACGTCCAGCACCTGGCCCTCGGTCACCTTGTATTGCTCGCCGCGATCTTCGATTATTGCGTACACCATCGTTCTCCTGTTGTTCCGACAGAAACCCATATTATAGAAATCCACCCCGCCGGATGCAACCGGGAATCCGACAAAACGTGCCAGTATCGCTGTGATAACTAATCAGTGTCGCTGTCGTCGGCCCGGCCGCGTTCCCGCCCGCCCTTACCACATCTTCTCCGCCTCGAACGGGCCGGCCGGACCCGGTTTCTTCGGCTTGGGCAGGGCCTTGAGGATCGCCTCCGCCAGCTTCAGGTCGCTCGGCCGCGTGATCTTGACGTTGCTCAGGTCGTTCTCCACCACCACCGTCCGCACTCCGATCCGCTCGACCACCTGGGCGTCATCGGTGAAATGCCCCTTCTGACCGCCGAGCTTGGCGTAGGCCTCGACAATGACCTGCCGCTTGAACACCTGCGGCGTCTGGGCCAGGTAAAGCCCGCGACGATCCACCGTCTCCTGGATCACCTTCTCGCCGTCCACCCGCTTGATCGTCTCGTTCACCGGCGACGCCAGCATCGCCGCCCCGTGTTTCTCAGCCGCCTCAAAAACCTCCGTGATCTTCTCGGCGGTCAGGCACGGACGCACCGCGTCGTGCACCGCCACCAGCTCCGCCTGATCGTCCACCGCGGCCAGCGCGTTGGCGACCGTCTGACAGCGCTCCGCCCCTCCCTTGACCAGCCTCACGCCCATAAACCCCAGGTTGGCCCCGTACTTGGTCTTCACGTCGTCGTAGTCCTCCTCGCTGACCGCCAGCACGATCTGACAGACGTCCTCGCGGTTGACGAAAAGCTCCAGCGTCCGGATCATCACCGGCCGCCCGTCGATCTGGGCGAACGTCTTCTTGACCGGACCGCCGAAACGGGTACCCGCCCCAGCGGCGGCGACGATCACGGCGACTTTCGAGGGCATAGGATTCCTCCTTTGGGCTAGGCGTTGTGGTTGCGGCGGGAACTGTCGCGACCGGCGTCCTCGGTCTTGCCGAAGATCATCCGGCCCGCCGAGGTCTGAAGCGAACTGGTGATCGTGATGTTGACCGTCTGACCGATCCGGCTGCGGCCGCCCTCGATGACGACCATCGTGCCGTCCTCGAGATACCCGACCCCCTGGCCCGGTTCCTCGCCCGCCTTGACGATCTTGACCGCCAGGGCCTCGCCCGGCAGCACCACCGATTTGAGCGAATTGGTCAGGTCGTTGATATTCACCACCTCCACGCCCCGGATCTGCGCGACCTTGTTGAGGTTGTAATCCGTCGTCATGATCTTGGCGTGCATCTCCTCCGCCAGCGCGACCAGCCGCTGATCCACCGGCCCGCGGCTGCTGCCGTCGTCGTGGATCGTCAAATCCACGTCCTTCTGGCCCTGCAGCTTGTTGACAATGTCCAGCCCGCGGCGCCCGCGGTTGCGCTTCAGCCGGTCCTGCGAATCCGCCACCTGCTGAAGCTCCACCAGCACGAACCGCGGCACGATCAGCGGGTTGTCGAATATCCGCGTCTGCGCAATGTCCGCGATCCGGCCGTCGATGATCACCGACGTGTCCAGGATGATCGGACGACCGCCCTTGATCTTCTTCTCGAACTCCACGTACGGAATGATGAACCGGATGTCGTCCTTCGTCTGAAGCACGAAACTGATCGCGAAGTAGCACGACAGCACGCCCACCAGCAGCTTGATCGCCACCAGGGCTGGGGCGTCCTGGAACCCCACGATCTCCCGATCCACCACGATCGCCTCGCGAAGCCCGAATCCCGATACCTCCACCACCAGGTCGATCACCATCGCGAAAACGTACGCGAACACCAAGCCGGCCAGCAACCCGATGAACAACCCCGAAATCGCCAGCAGCGACTTCTTCGAAATCAGGATATCCAAGCCGATTGTCAACGCCCCGATGCCCAGCACGCCCAGCACGATCGCCTCTCTCGGAACCGCGGCGAAAACCCCCTCCGTCTCGGCGTCCGGAGCGGCGATAACGTACGAGACCGCAATCGCCAACAGGGCGAAAAGAAAGACGCCGCGAATGACGTGAAGCACCATGGATGATCTCCGAGCACAAATAATGGGATAATCTGAATACAAGTATATCAGGCGGAAGAGCCTTTTCAACGTTGCGCCGCGCTGCCCGCCGGCCGACGCCGCGACCCGTGCCTCAAAACTTGATCGGAATCGCCGCGCTGTGGGCGTAGCGCTGCAGCTTGCCCGCATCGACCTGCACGCCCAGACCCGGACCGCCAGGCGCCGGAATCCGACCGCGATACCGCAGCGGCTCGCGACGGGCCACGTCGTCCTTCATCAGCCACCGCCCGTAGTTGCCCTCCGCGAAGATCACCTCCGGCAGCAACGCGGCAAACCACTGGCCCGCCCGCGTCAGGATCATCGTCTCGCCGACCAGACAGCCAAGCTGCACCTCGATCCCCCGCGAGTACGCGTACCCCGCCAGCCGCAACGACGGCAGCAGCCCCCCGTTCTTGGCGATCCGAATATCGAACACCCCCGCCCGGTAGTCGTCCGCCAGCCGCTCGCCGTCCTCCGGGGAGACCAGCGACTCATCCGCGATCAGGTTCACCCCCCGATGGTGCTGCACGTCAAGCCAGGACCCATCGGCGTCCTTGGCCGTCGGCTGCTCCAGGTACAACACGCCCAACTCCTCCAGCCGCCCAACCTTCTCATCCAACTCCTCCGGCCGCCACGCCCCGTTCGCGTCCACCCGAAGCCGCGCACGGCCCGCCCGCAGCGCACGGCCCAACCGCCGAACCACCGCCTCCAGCCGCTCAAACTCCTGCTCGTCGCCCACCTTCACCTTGATGTCCCGCAGACCCCAGAGCCGCATCAGCAACGCCATCCGCGACGCCTTCTCCGGAGCCGAAAAACCGATGATCCCGCTGTAACCGACCTTCGCCGTCGCACCCGGCGGCGACCAGAACGGCTGGTCCAGCCAACCCGCCAACGCCTCCGGACTCCGTCGAAACAGCCTGCCCCACGCGTCCAACAACGCCAGCTCAACCGCGCAGCGGGCCGCGTACATCGGCCGATCGCCGATCGTCAGCGGCAGCGAATCGAGAAACTCGATCGCCGCCCCGAAGCTCTGAGGATGGGCCTCCAGCAGCCTCGGCACAAACTCCCGCTGAACCGCCTCGACCACCCCAGCCGGAGTCTCGCCCGTCACGTACGGCCGGGCCAGAGTCTCCCCGAATCCCGTCGTCCCGCCGTCCAGCTCCACCGCCAATACCACGTTGTCGCTCGCCTCGCGCACCGCCGCCCCGTGCCCGAACGGCCTGCGAAACGGGATGCCAAGCTGGTGGATCGTGATCTGGGCAATCTGGCTTCGAATCATAGTGATGCAGTATTCCTTCGAATGGACGGGTCTTTCGCCAACTCGGTCACGTACCGGTGGGCCAGGCGGGCCGGCTCCGGCAGCCGGTAACGCGGACTCAACGCCAGCACCAGCTCGATGCACTCCGCCAGCGTGATCCGGTTGCCGATCGACACGTAC
This window of the Phycisphaerae bacterium genome carries:
- the rplU gene encoding 50S ribosomal protein L21, with product MYAIIEDRGEQYKVTEGQVLDVDLIELSDGQDTVEFDRVLLVGEGSSSKVGTPVVAGAKVIAKVETSEVKGPKVEVVNFIRRKGHLTHTGHRQKYTRVRIEKIEA
- the ispD gene encoding 2-C-methyl-D-erythritol 4-phosphate cytidylyltransferase, producing MPSKVAVIVAAAGAGTRFGGPVKKTFAQIDGRPVMIRTLELFVNREDVCQIVLAVSEEDYDDVKTKYGANLGFMGVRLVKGGAERCQTVANALAAVDDQAELVAVHDAVRPCLTAEKITEVFEAAEKHGAAMLASPVNETIKRVDGEKVIQETVDRRGLYLAQTPQVFKRQVIVEAYAKLGGQKGHFTDDAQVVERIGVRTVVVENDLSNVKITRPSDLKLAEAILKALPKPKKPGPAGPFEAEKMW
- a CDS encoding TRAM domain-containing protein, coding for MVLHVIRGVFLFALLAIAVSYVIAAPDAETEGVFAAVPREAIVLGVLGIGALTIGLDILISKKSLLAISGLFIGLLAGLVFAYVFAMVIDLVVEVSGFGLREAIVVDREIVGFQDAPALVAIKLLVGVLSCYFAISFVLQTKDDIRFIIPYVEFEKKIKGGRPIILDTSVIIDGRIADIAQTRIFDNPLIVPRFVLVELQQVADSQDRLKRNRGRRGLDIVNKLQGQKDVDLTIHDDGSSRGPVDQRLVALAEEMHAKIMTTDYNLNKVAQIRGVEVVNINDLTNSLKSVVLPGEALAVKIVKAGEEPGQGVGYLEDGTMVVIEGGRSRIGQTVNITITSSLQTSAGRMIFGKTEDAGRDSSRRNHNA